A genomic stretch from Georgenia muralis includes:
- the polA gene encoding DNA polymerase I has product MAFRAFYALPAENFSTTTGQHTNAVYGFVSMLINLMAEERPTHVAVAFDVAGGTFRTEDYAEYKGNRDAAPAPFQGQVPLIQEVMGAMNVPVLEKAGFEADDILATLATQAAAAGLEVLICSGDRDTFQLVDEAVTVLYPVKGVSTMNRMTPTAVAEKYGLPPERYPDLAALVGETSDNLPGVPGVGPKTAAKWIVQYDGLDNVIAHADLIGGKAGQSLRDNLDQVIRNRRLNHLLTDVELPLGVDDLARRPLDREKVHQVFDALEFDVLRKRLFDSLPEAQGPAEPAPALDVDVVAHTALDGGLAPWFAARAGRLLGLDVTGSAAQGTGDAWALAVADDAGHAVTVDLAEVDQDQEQALAAWLADGDAPKALHEAKSAWHALGGRGLELTGVVMDTALAAYLCHPDQRSYSLPDLTLRYLKRELREDEGEGGQAMLSLDGEASDRVAGLRASAVVELAGALGADLADREATALLTDLELPVQRVLEGMERAGIAADVANLDAQRGDFDHAVERAAAQAYEAIGHEVNLSSPKQLQEVLFTELDMPRTKKTKTGYTTDADALADLYAKTGHPFLEHLLAHRDQIRLRQTVEGLLRSVAADGRIHTTFHQTIAATGRLSSTDPNLQNIPVRTEDGLRIREGFVVGEGYESLLTADYSQIEMRIMAHLSGDAGLIEAFRSGEDLHSYVGSRVFEVPTDAVTAAQRSKIKAMSYGLAYGLSAFGLSRQLKIEVGEARTLMDEYFERFGGVRDYLTGVVDEARRTGYTQTIMGRRRYLPDLTSDNRQRRDMAERMALNAPIQGSAADIIKVAMVRTAQGLAEAGLRSRILLQVHDELVLEVAAGEADEVERIVRTQMGAAADLSVPLDVSVGTGRSWRDAAH; this is encoded by the coding sequence ATGGCGTTCCGCGCGTTCTACGCCCTGCCGGCGGAGAACTTCTCCACCACCACCGGTCAGCACACGAACGCCGTCTACGGGTTCGTCTCGATGCTCATCAACCTCATGGCGGAGGAGCGGCCCACGCACGTCGCCGTCGCGTTCGACGTCGCCGGCGGGACCTTCCGCACCGAGGACTACGCCGAGTACAAGGGCAACCGCGACGCCGCGCCGGCGCCGTTCCAGGGGCAGGTCCCGCTCATCCAGGAGGTCATGGGTGCGATGAACGTCCCGGTCCTGGAGAAGGCCGGGTTCGAGGCCGACGACATCCTCGCCACCCTCGCGACCCAGGCGGCGGCCGCCGGGCTCGAGGTGCTCATCTGCTCGGGCGACCGCGACACCTTCCAGCTCGTCGACGAGGCAGTGACCGTCCTGTACCCCGTCAAGGGCGTCTCGACGATGAACCGGATGACCCCCACGGCCGTCGCCGAGAAGTACGGCCTGCCGCCGGAGCGCTACCCCGACCTCGCCGCCCTCGTGGGGGAGACGAGCGACAACCTTCCCGGTGTGCCGGGGGTGGGCCCGAAGACGGCCGCGAAGTGGATCGTGCAGTACGACGGGCTCGACAACGTCATCGCCCACGCCGACCTCATCGGGGGCAAGGCCGGCCAGAGCCTGCGCGACAACCTCGACCAGGTCATCCGCAACCGCCGCCTCAACCACCTCCTCACCGACGTCGAGCTGCCGCTGGGCGTGGACGACCTCGCCCGTCGACCGCTCGACCGCGAGAAGGTCCACCAGGTCTTCGACGCCCTGGAGTTCGACGTGCTGCGCAAGCGGCTGTTCGACTCCCTCCCCGAGGCGCAGGGGCCGGCCGAGCCGGCGCCCGCCCTGGACGTCGACGTCGTCGCGCACACCGCGCTCGACGGCGGCCTGGCGCCCTGGTTCGCGGCGCGGGCCGGGCGCCTGCTCGGCCTGGACGTCACAGGCAGCGCCGCCCAGGGGACCGGTGACGCGTGGGCGCTCGCCGTCGCTGACGACGCCGGGCACGCGGTGACCGTGGACCTCGCCGAGGTCGACCAGGATCAGGAGCAGGCCCTCGCGGCCTGGCTCGCCGACGGCGACGCCCCCAAGGCGCTGCACGAGGCCAAGTCGGCCTGGCACGCCCTGGGCGGGCGCGGTCTCGAGCTCACCGGCGTCGTCATGGACACCGCCCTGGCGGCGTACCTGTGCCACCCCGACCAGCGCAGCTACAGCCTGCCGGACCTCACCCTGCGCTACCTCAAGCGCGAGCTGCGCGAGGACGAGGGCGAGGGCGGTCAGGCCATGCTCTCCCTCGACGGTGAGGCGAGCGACCGGGTCGCGGGGCTGCGCGCCTCCGCCGTCGTCGAGCTCGCCGGGGCGCTCGGCGCCGACCTGGCCGACCGTGAGGCCACCGCGCTGCTCACCGACCTCGAGCTGCCCGTCCAGCGCGTCCTCGAGGGCATGGAGCGGGCCGGGATCGCCGCGGACGTGGCCAACCTCGACGCCCAGCGCGGCGACTTCGACCACGCCGTCGAGCGGGCCGCCGCGCAGGCGTACGAGGCGATCGGCCACGAGGTCAACCTCTCCAGCCCCAAGCAGCTCCAGGAGGTGCTGTTCACCGAGCTGGACATGCCCCGGACGAAGAAGACCAAGACCGGCTACACCACCGACGCCGACGCCCTGGCCGACCTCTACGCCAAGACCGGCCACCCGTTCCTTGAGCACCTGCTGGCGCACCGCGACCAGATCCGGCTCCGCCAGACGGTCGAGGGCCTGCTCCGGTCCGTGGCCGCGGACGGGCGCATCCACACGACCTTCCACCAGACGATCGCCGCGACCGGACGCCTGAGTTCCACCGATCCGAACCTGCAGAACATCCCGGTGCGCACCGAGGACGGGCTGCGCATCCGCGAGGGCTTCGTCGTGGGGGAGGGGTACGAGAGCCTGCTCACCGCCGACTACTCCCAGATCGAGATGCGCATCATGGCGCACCTGTCCGGTGACGCCGGGCTCATCGAGGCGTTCCGCTCGGGCGAGGACCTGCACTCCTACGTGGGCTCGCGGGTCTTCGAGGTGCCGACCGACGCCGTCACCGCGGCGCAGCGCAGCAAGATCAAGGCGATGAGCTACGGCCTCGCGTACGGGCTCAGCGCGTTCGGTCTCTCCCGTCAGCTCAAGATCGAGGTGGGTGAGGCGCGCACGCTCATGGACGAGTACTTCGAGCGGTTCGGCGGCGTCCGCGACTACCTCACCGGCGTCGTCGACGAGGCCCGCCGCACCGGGTACACCCAGACCATCATGGGCCGGCGCCGCTACCTGCCCGACCTCACCAGCGACAACCGGCAGCGCCGGGACATGGCCGAGCGGATGGCGCTCAACGCCCCGATCCAGGGCTCCGCCGCGGACATCATCAAGGTCGCCATGGTCCGCACCGCGCAGGGCCTGGCCGAGGCCGGCCTGCGCTCGCGCATCCTCCTGCAGGTCCACGACGAGCTCGTCCTCGAGGTCGCGGCCGGCGAGGCCGATGAGGTCGAGCGGATCGTCCGCACCCAGATGGGTGCCGCGGCAGACCTGTCCGTGCCCCTCGACGTCTCCGTCGGCACCGGCCGGTCCTGGCGCGACGCCGCGCACTGA
- a CDS encoding class I SAM-dependent methyltransferase has translation MDITSAGYESVDGAAAARANAEWWSAGAGDYLAEHGTFLGEADFRWCPEGLREAEAHLLGPVTALRRLRVLEVGAGAAQCSRWLTAQGVDVVASDVAEGMLARAAELDAVTGVPVEKVLADARSLPFADGSFDVAFTAYGAIAFVPDAAAIHAELARVLRPGGRWVFAVTHPIRWAFPDDPGERGLTADRSYFDRTPYVERDASGAPVYAEYHRTLGDHVRDVVAAGLVIDDLVEPEWPTDNSSVWGGWGPVRGALLPGTAIFRTHRP, from the coding sequence GTGGACATCACGAGCGCGGGCTACGAGAGCGTCGACGGTGCGGCGGCCGCCCGGGCGAACGCCGAGTGGTGGAGCGCCGGGGCCGGCGACTACCTGGCCGAGCACGGCACGTTCCTCGGGGAGGCCGACTTCCGCTGGTGCCCCGAGGGACTGCGCGAGGCCGAGGCGCACCTGCTCGGTCCGGTGACGGCGCTGCGCCGCCTGCGGGTGCTCGAGGTGGGCGCGGGCGCCGCACAGTGCTCGCGGTGGCTCACCGCGCAGGGTGTCGACGTCGTCGCGTCCGACGTCGCGGAGGGGATGCTCGCCCGGGCGGCCGAGCTCGACGCCGTCACGGGGGTCCCGGTCGAGAAGGTCCTCGCCGACGCGCGGTCCCTGCCCTTCGCGGACGGCTCGTTCGACGTGGCCTTCACCGCGTACGGCGCCATCGCGTTCGTGCCCGACGCGGCCGCGATCCACGCCGAGCTGGCCCGGGTGCTCCGGCCGGGGGGTCGGTGGGTCTTCGCCGTCACCCACCCGATCCGTTGGGCCTTTCCGGACGACCCGGGCGAACGGGGCCTGACCGCGGACCGCTCCTACTTCGACCGCACCCCGTACGTCGAGCGCGACGCCTCGGGGGCACCGGTCTACGCCGAGTACCACCGCACCCTGGGCGACCACGTGCGTGACGTCGTCGCCGCGGGCCTCGTGATCGACGACCTGGTCGAGCCGGAGTGGCCCACGGACAACTCGTCCGTGTGGGGCGGGTGGGGACCGGTGCGCGGCGCCCTGCTGCCCGGCACGGCGATCTTCCGGACCCACCGGCCGTAG
- the rpsA gene encoding 30S ribosomal protein S1: MTTTTPTQPTSPQVAVNDIGSAEDFLAAIDETIKYFNDGDIVEGTIVKVDRDEVLLDIGYKTEGVILSRELSIKHDVDPDEVVSVGDKIEALVLQKEDKEGRLLLSKKRAQYERAWSTIEKIKDEDGVVTGTVIEVVKGGLILDIGLRGFLPASLVEMRRVRDLQPYVGKELEAKIIELDKNRNNVVLSRRAWLEQTQSEVRSHFLQTLQKGQVRPGVVSSIVNFGAFVDLGGVDGLVHVSELSWKHIDHPNEVVEVGQEVTVEVLDVDMDRERVSLSLKATQEDPWQAFARTHAIGQVVPGKVTKLVPFGAFVRVEDGIEGLVHISELAQRHVELPEQVAKVGDDVFVKVIDIDLDRRRISLSLKQANEGVDPSSEDFDPSLYGMAAEYDEAGNYKYPEGFDPETNEWLEGYETQREAWEAEYAKAHARWEAHKKQVASAQDADAEAADAGVSGAGQAGPATYSSAPAEAAGTLASDEALAALREKLTGN; this comes from the coding sequence ATGACCACCACTACGCCCACGCAGCCGACGTCCCCCCAGGTTGCCGTCAACGACATCGGCTCGGCCGAGGACTTCCTCGCCGCCATTGACGAGACCATCAAGTACTTCAACGACGGGGACATCGTCGAGGGCACCATCGTCAAGGTCGACCGGGACGAGGTCCTCCTCGACATCGGCTACAAGACCGAGGGCGTCATCCTCTCTCGCGAGCTCTCCATCAAGCACGACGTGGACCCCGACGAGGTCGTCTCCGTCGGCGACAAGATCGAGGCCCTGGTCCTGCAGAAGGAGGACAAGGAGGGCCGGCTCCTCCTGTCCAAGAAGCGCGCCCAGTACGAGCGCGCCTGGAGCACGATCGAGAAGATCAAGGACGAGGACGGCGTCGTCACCGGCACCGTCATCGAGGTCGTCAAGGGCGGCCTCATCCTCGACATCGGCCTGCGTGGCTTCCTCCCCGCCTCCCTCGTGGAGATGCGCCGCGTCCGCGACCTCCAGCCCTACGTGGGCAAGGAGCTCGAGGCGAAGATCATCGAGCTGGACAAGAACCGCAACAACGTCGTCCTCTCGCGTCGCGCCTGGCTCGAGCAGACCCAGTCCGAGGTGCGCTCGCACTTCCTGCAGACCCTGCAGAAGGGCCAGGTCCGTCCCGGCGTCGTCTCGTCGATCGTCAACTTCGGCGCGTTCGTGGACCTGGGCGGCGTGGACGGCCTCGTGCACGTCTCCGAGCTGTCCTGGAAGCACATCGACCACCCGAACGAGGTCGTCGAGGTCGGCCAGGAGGTCACCGTCGAGGTCCTCGACGTCGACATGGACCGCGAGCGTGTCTCCCTCTCGCTCAAGGCGACGCAGGAAGACCCGTGGCAGGCCTTCGCGCGCACCCACGCCATCGGCCAGGTCGTGCCGGGCAAGGTCACCAAGCTCGTCCCGTTCGGCGCGTTCGTTCGCGTCGAGGACGGCATCGAGGGCCTGGTCCACATCTCCGAGCTCGCCCAGCGTCACGTCGAGCTGCCCGAGCAGGTCGCGAAGGTCGGCGACGACGTGTTCGTCAAGGTCATCGACATCGACCTGGACCGCCGTCGGATCTCGCTGTCCCTCAAGCAGGCCAACGAGGGCGTCGACCCCAGCAGCGAGGACTTCGACCCGTCGCTGTACGGCATGGCCGCGGAGTACGACGAGGCGGGGAACTACAAGTACCCCGAGGGCTTCGACCCCGAGACCAACGAGTGGCTCGAGGGCTACGAGACCCAGCGCGAGGCCTGGGAGGCCGAGTACGCCAAGGCGCACGCCCGCTGGGAGGCGCACAAGAAGCAGGTCGCGTCCGCCCAGGACGCCGACGCCGAGGCTGCCGACGCCGGGGTCTCCGGTGCGGGTCAGGCCGGCCCGGCGACCTACAGCTCGGCCCCGGCCGAGGCCGCCGGCACGCTGGCGTCCGACGAGGCCCTCGCCGCGCTGCGCGAGAAGCTCACCGGCAACTGA
- a CDS encoding OsmC family peroxiredoxin, whose translation MPNPVVSKGSATWRGNLFQGSGTARLDTSGLGTFDVNWKARAEEAGGTTSPEELIAAAHATCYSMAFSNELDQNGTPPAQLDTSAEATFVAGEGITGIHLTVNAQIEGISEEDFQRIAEAAKVGCPVSQALTGTTITLTATLV comes from the coding sequence ATGCCGAACCCAGTCGTGAGCAAGGGCAGCGCCACCTGGCGGGGCAACCTGTTCCAGGGCTCCGGGACCGCCCGGCTCGACACCTCCGGACTCGGGACGTTCGACGTCAACTGGAAGGCCCGTGCGGAGGAGGCCGGGGGGACCACCTCCCCCGAGGAGCTCATCGCCGCCGCGCACGCCACCTGCTACTCCATGGCGTTCTCGAACGAGCTCGACCAGAACGGCACCCCGCCCGCCCAGCTGGACACGTCCGCCGAGGCCACGTTCGTCGCCGGCGAGGGCATCACCGGCATCCACCTCACGGTGAACGCCCAGATCGAGGGCATCTCCGAGGAGGACTTCCAGCGCATCGCCGAGGCCGCCAAGGTGGGCTGCCCGGTGAGCCAGGCATTGACCGGCACCACGATCACCCTCACGGCCACCCTGGTCTGA
- the coaE gene encoding dephospho-CoA kinase, with the protein MLSVGLTGGIGSGKSTVAAELARLGAVVVDADRIAREVVEPGTPGLAAVAAEFGPEVLRPDGSLDRQALAARVFADPAALRRLGEITHPLVAAESRRRQEAAAPDAVVVHDVPLIVENGLADHYDLVVVVGADEDTRTARLVSSRSMTEDDARARIRAQADDDARRAVADVWLDNSGTTDELLSAVGRLWRERLLPAAHGSGLTAG; encoded by the coding sequence GTGCTGAGCGTCGGCCTCACGGGCGGCATCGGCTCGGGCAAGTCGACCGTGGCCGCGGAGCTGGCGCGGCTGGGTGCCGTCGTCGTCGACGCCGACCGGATCGCGCGCGAGGTCGTGGAGCCCGGGACCCCCGGGCTCGCGGCGGTCGCCGCGGAGTTCGGGCCAGAGGTGCTCCGCCCGGACGGCTCGCTCGACCGTCAGGCTCTCGCCGCGCGGGTCTTCGCCGATCCGGCCGCGCTGCGCCGGCTCGGGGAGATCACCCACCCCCTCGTCGCCGCCGAGAGCCGGCGCCGGCAGGAGGCTGCGGCGCCGGATGCGGTGGTGGTCCACGACGTGCCCCTCATCGTCGAGAACGGCCTCGCCGACCACTACGACCTCGTCGTGGTCGTCGGCGCGGACGAGGACACCCGTACGGCCCGGCTGGTCTCCTCCCGCAGCATGACCGAGGACGACGCGCGTGCCCGGATCCGGGCCCAGGCCGACGACGACGCCCGCCGCGCCGTCGCCGACGTCTGGCTCGACAACTCCGGCACGACGGACGAGCTGCTCTCCGCCGTCGGCCGGCTCTGGCGCGAGCGGCTGCTGCCGGCGGCGCACGGGTCCGGCCTCACCGCAGGCTGA
- the uvrB gene encoding excinuclease ABC subunit UvrB, with amino-acid sequence MRPVTDLQRAVAPFEVVSDYVPSGDQPTAIKELTERLRAGEKDIVLLGATGTGKSATTAWLVEQVQRPTLVMAPNKTLAAQLATEFRELLPNNAVEYFVSYYDYYQPEAYVPQTDTYIEKDSSINDEVERLRHSATNSLLTRRDVIVVASVSCIYGLGTPQEYVDRMVQLRIGDRVDRDDLLRHFVSMQYTRNDMAFTRGTFRVRGDTIEIIPVYEELAIRIELFGDEIETLSTLHPLTGDVVRREEAVHLFPATHYVAGPERMERAIGTIEAELAERLDDLERQNKLLEAQRLRMRTTYDIEMMRQIGTCSGIENYSRHIDGRGPGTAPHTLLDYFPEDFLLVIDESHVTVPQIGAMYEGDMSRKRTLVDHGFRLPSAMDNRPLRWEEFLERIGQTVYLSATPGPYELSQSDGVVEQIIRPTGLVDPEVVVKPTKGQIDDLLGEIRDRVDRDERVLVTTLTKKMAEDLTDYLLERDVRVRYLHSDVDTLRRVELLRELRLGQYDVLVGINLLREGLDLPEVSLVAILDADKEGFLRSSTSLIQTIGRAARNVSGQVHMYADRITASMAHAIEETTRRREKQVAYNTEHGIEPTALRKKIADVTDMLVREDIDTAELLEGGYRGAGGKDRKRGGTTAREKLAGAAASELAQLIHDLSDQMHAAAEELQFELAARLRDEISDLKKELRQMTAANA; translated from the coding sequence ATGCGCCCAGTGACCGACCTGCAGCGTGCGGTGGCACCCTTCGAGGTCGTCTCCGACTACGTCCCCTCGGGCGACCAGCCCACCGCGATCAAGGAGCTCACCGAGCGGCTGCGCGCGGGGGAGAAGGACATCGTCCTGCTCGGCGCCACCGGTACGGGCAAGTCCGCGACCACCGCCTGGCTCGTCGAGCAGGTGCAGCGCCCCACGTTGGTCATGGCGCCCAACAAGACGCTGGCGGCCCAGCTGGCCACCGAGTTCCGCGAGCTCCTGCCCAACAACGCCGTCGAGTACTTCGTCTCCTACTACGACTACTACCAGCCGGAGGCGTACGTCCCGCAGACGGACACCTACATCGAGAAGGACTCCTCGATCAACGACGAGGTCGAGCGGCTGCGGCACAGCGCCACGAACTCCCTCCTCACCCGTCGCGACGTCATCGTCGTCGCGTCGGTCTCGTGCATCTACGGCCTGGGCACGCCCCAGGAGTACGTCGACCGGATGGTCCAGCTGCGCATCGGGGACCGGGTCGACCGGGACGACCTGCTGCGCCACTTCGTGTCCATGCAGTACACCCGCAACGACATGGCGTTCACCCGGGGGACCTTCCGCGTCCGCGGGGACACGATCGAGATCATCCCCGTCTACGAGGAGCTCGCCATCCGGATCGAGCTCTTCGGCGACGAGATCGAGACCCTGAGCACGCTCCACCCGCTCACCGGGGACGTGGTGCGGCGCGAGGAGGCCGTCCATCTGTTCCCGGCCACGCACTACGTCGCCGGGCCGGAGCGGATGGAGCGGGCGATCGGGACCATCGAGGCCGAGCTCGCCGAGCGGCTCGACGACCTCGAGCGCCAGAACAAGCTCCTCGAGGCCCAGCGGCTGCGCATGCGCACCACCTACGACATCGAGATGATGCGCCAGATCGGCACCTGCTCGGGCATCGAGAACTACTCGCGGCACATCGACGGCCGCGGGCCCGGCACCGCCCCCCACACCCTGCTGGACTACTTCCCCGAGGACTTCCTCCTCGTCATCGACGAGTCGCACGTCACCGTCCCGCAGATCGGGGCGATGTACGAGGGGGACATGTCCCGCAAGCGCACGCTCGTCGACCACGGGTTCCGCCTGCCCTCGGCGATGGACAACCGGCCGCTGCGGTGGGAGGAGTTCCTCGAGCGCATCGGCCAGACGGTCTACCTCTCCGCGACTCCCGGGCCGTACGAGCTGAGCCAGTCCGACGGCGTCGTCGAGCAGATCATCCGGCCCACCGGGCTCGTGGACCCCGAGGTCGTCGTCAAGCCGACCAAGGGCCAGATCGACGACCTCCTCGGCGAGATCCGCGACCGGGTCGACCGTGACGAGCGCGTGCTCGTCACGACGCTGACGAAGAAGATGGCCGAGGACCTCACCGACTACCTCCTCGAGCGCGACGTCCGCGTGCGCTACCTCCACTCCGACGTCGACACGCTGCGCCGGGTCGAGCTGCTGCGTGAGCTGCGGCTGGGGCAGTACGACGTGCTCGTCGGCATCAACCTCCTCCGGGAGGGGCTCGACCTGCCGGAGGTGTCCCTCGTCGCCATCCTCGACGCCGACAAGGAGGGCTTCCTGCGGTCCTCGACCTCGCTCATCCAGACCATCGGGCGCGCCGCGCGAAACGTCTCGGGCCAGGTGCACATGTACGCCGACAGGATCACGGCGTCGATGGCGCACGCGATCGAGGAGACCACCCGCCGCCGCGAGAAGCAGGTGGCCTACAACACCGAGCACGGCATCGAGCCGACGGCGTTGCGCAAGAAGATCGCGGACGTCACCGACATGCTCGTCCGGGAAGACATCGACACCGCCGAGCTGCTCGAGGGCGGCTACCGCGGGGCCGGCGGGAAGGACCGGAAGCGGGGCGGCACGACCGCCCGCGAGAAGCTCGCCGGTGCGGCTGCCAGCGAGCTGGCGCAGCTCATCCACGACCTCTCGGACCAGATGCACGCCGCCGCCGAGGAGCTCCAGTTCGAGCTCGCCGCCCGTCTGCGGGACGAGATCTCGGACCTCAAGAAGGAGCTCCGGCAGATGACGGCCGCGAACGCCTGA
- a CDS encoding TerC family protein: protein MDVHALGWILLIGIIVVMIAVDIIGHVRTPHAPSMKEAAWWSVAYVAMAIVFGFIVWIGYGGVYAGEYFAGYVTEKSLSVDNLFVFVIVIAAFRIPRKYQQEVLLAGIVIAMVLRAIFIAAGAAVIENFSWVFYLFGAFLIYTAVAQAREGVEKPDEHDEYHENGFVRLVRRFVPVTDGFVGGKLVHRHAGKTMITPMFLAILAIGSADILFAVDSIPAIFGLTREPYLVFAANAFSLLGLRQLYFLIDGLLDRLVYLHYGLAAILGFIGVKLLIHALHENELPFINGGEHWDVLPEPSIVVSLLWIVGVLAITIVASLRRNKKDERLAAAEEVLKSGGETTEGERHLPREEGAAPLPSDTDEGDDPRDEDRRAAARGAGDGRRTDHDD from the coding sequence GTGGACGTCCACGCTCTCGGTTGGATCCTGCTCATCGGCATCATCGTCGTGATGATCGCCGTCGACATCATCGGCCATGTCCGCACCCCGCACGCCCCCTCCATGAAGGAGGCCGCCTGGTGGTCGGTCGCCTACGTGGCCATGGCGATCGTCTTCGGCTTCATCGTGTGGATCGGCTACGGCGGTGTCTACGCCGGTGAGTACTTCGCCGGGTACGTGACCGAGAAGAGCCTCTCGGTGGACAACCTCTTCGTCTTCGTCATCGTCATCGCCGCGTTCCGGATCCCCCGGAAGTACCAGCAGGAGGTCCTGCTCGCCGGGATCGTCATCGCCATGGTGCTCCGGGCCATCTTCATCGCCGCCGGCGCCGCCGTCATCGAGAACTTCTCCTGGGTCTTCTACCTCTTCGGGGCGTTCCTCATCTACACGGCCGTGGCCCAGGCCCGCGAGGGCGTGGAGAAGCCGGACGAGCACGACGAGTACCACGAGAACGGCTTCGTCCGGCTCGTGCGCCGCTTCGTCCCGGTCACCGACGGGTTCGTCGGCGGCAAGCTCGTCCACCGCCACGCCGGCAAGACGATGATCACCCCGATGTTCCTGGCGATCCTCGCGATCGGCAGCGCCGACATCCTGTTCGCCGTCGACTCCATCCCGGCCATCTTCGGCCTCACCCGGGAGCCGTACCTGGTCTTCGCCGCCAACGCGTTCTCCCTGCTCGGCCTGCGCCAGCTGTACTTCCTCATCGACGGCCTCCTCGACCGGCTCGTCTACCTGCACTACGGTCTCGCCGCGATCCTCGGCTTCATCGGCGTCAAGCTCCTCATCCACGCACTCCACGAGAACGAGCTGCCCTTCATCAACGGCGGCGAGCACTGGGACGTCCTGCCCGAGCCGTCCATCGTCGTCTCCCTCCTGTGGATCGTCGGCGTCCTGGCCATCACGATCGTGGCCAGCCTGCGGCGGAACAAGAAGGACGAGCGTCTGGCCGCCGCCGAGGAGGTCCTCAAGTCCGGTGGCGAGACCACCGAGGGGGAGCGGCACCTCCCCCGCGAGGAGGGTGCAGCCCCTCTGCCGTCGGACACGGACGAGGGGGACGACCCCCGTGACGAGGACCGGCGTGCCGCGGCTCGCGGCGCCGGTGACGGCCGGCGTACCGACCACGACGACTGA
- a CDS encoding IclR family transcriptional regulator domain-containing protein: protein MTAGSPESIRSLERGLGVIKVFDADHPRLGLSEVAARSGLPRAAARRALTTLVELGYAEQSGRDYTLRPRLLDLGFLRLADLSLADVARPHLSTLSERLGASASASVLEAGQIVYIARAATRDLMRVRIRTGTRFPAESTSMGRVLLAARSPEWIEGFVATVRVERRSPYTTTDTDRLRSILALTRRQGYALVDQELEEGLRSLAVPVRDRTGTVVAAVNVATMAEPGGAEAFLRRALPELRAAAAAVEADLVPVSHVLS from the coding sequence GTGACGGCCGGTTCGCCGGAGTCCATCCGCTCCCTCGAGCGCGGGCTCGGCGTCATCAAGGTCTTCGATGCGGACCACCCCCGGCTCGGGCTGTCCGAGGTGGCGGCCCGCTCGGGCCTGCCCCGCGCCGCCGCCCGCCGCGCGCTGACCACCCTCGTCGAGCTCGGGTACGCCGAGCAGTCCGGGCGTGACTACACCCTCCGGCCGCGCCTGCTCGACCTCGGCTTCCTCCGCCTGGCCGACCTCAGCCTCGCCGACGTCGCCCGCCCGCACCTGTCGACCCTCTCGGAGCGGCTCGGTGCATCGGCGTCGGCGTCGGTGCTCGAGGCCGGCCAGATCGTCTACATCGCCCGCGCCGCCACCCGGGACCTCATGCGTGTGCGGATCCGGACGGGCACCCGGTTCCCCGCCGAGTCGACCTCCATGGGCCGGGTCCTCCTCGCGGCCCGCTCACCCGAATGGATCGAGGGGTTCGTCGCCACCGTGCGGGTCGAGCGCCGCTCGCCGTACACGACGACGGACACCGACCGGCTGCGCTCGATCCTGGCGCTGACCCGCCGTCAGGGTTACGCGCTGGTGGACCAGGAGCTCGAGGAAGGGCTCCGGTCGCTGGCGGTGCCCGTCCGGGACCGGACGGGCACCGTGGTCGCCGCCGTCAACGTCGCGACCATGGCGGAGCCGGGCGGAGCGGAGGCGTTCCTGCGCCGCGCCCTGCCCGAGCTCCGCGCGGCCGCGGCAGCCGTGGAGGCCGACCTCGTGCCGGTCAGCCACGTCCTGTCCTGA
- a CDS encoding IclR family transcriptional regulator domain-containing protein: MDPVAPASEGLQSLARGLAVIETLAAADEPMTLARVAQSAGLNRAVTRRVLLTLVDVGYVLAHGRDFTLRPRVLELGEAYRASLRLPAIAVGPMQDLTRSTGRSSALGVLDGADVVHVERVAAGRIVDAVPDIGTRLPARTSALGRVLLAALPKGALRDVLRGGVAAPLAEDDELVATLAGVRAQGHCVVAEELQRGLTSVAAPVRDATGRVVAAVDLALTTVTLPDGRVPEDDVAAVRAAAEAISAAAAGL; the protein is encoded by the coding sequence ATGGACCCGGTGGCACCCGCGTCGGAGGGCTTACAGTCCCTCGCACGCGGCCTCGCCGTCATCGAGACGCTCGCCGCCGCCGACGAGCCGATGACCCTGGCGAGGGTCGCGCAGTCCGCCGGGCTCAACCGCGCGGTGACCCGCCGCGTCCTCCTCACCCTCGTCGACGTCGGCTACGTCCTGGCCCACGGCCGGGACTTCACGCTGCGGCCCCGCGTCCTCGAGCTCGGCGAGGCCTACCGGGCGAGCCTGCGCCTGCCCGCGATCGCGGTCGGCCCCATGCAGGACCTCACCCGGTCGACCGGGCGCTCCAGCGCGCTCGGGGTCCTCGACGGGGCGGACGTCGTCCACGTGGAGCGGGTCGCCGCGGGCCGGATCGTCGACGCCGTGCCGGACATCGGCACCCGGTTGCCCGCCCGCACGAGCGCCCTGGGCCGGGTCCTGCTCGCCGCGCTCCCCAAGGGCGCCCTCCGCGACGTGCTGCGCGGCGGTGTCGCCGCCCCGTTGGCGGAGGACGACGAGCTGGTCGCGACGCTCGCCGGCGTGCGGGCGCAGGGCCACTGCGTCGTGGCCGAGGAGCTGCAGCGCGGACTCACCTCGGTGGCGGCACCGGTGCGGGACGCGACCGGCCGGGTCGTGGCGGCCGTCGACCTCGCCCTGACGACCGTCACCCTCCCTGACGGGCGCGTGCCCGAGGACGACGTCGCCGCGGTACGTGCCGCCGCCGAGGCGATCTCGGCGGCCGCCGCCGGGCTCTGA